The following proteins are encoded in a genomic region of Methanoculleus bourgensis MS2:
- a CDS encoding YcaO-related McrA-glycine thioamidation protein: protein MIRLQSCRKAYSKETQRSVPPEETLRRARELLPAAGITRVADITSLDRVGIPVFSSIRPTAATGAISVYNGKGATPVEAEVSAMMEGIERYSGEMDDRETVVRRYSEVSAEMTAINPADLVLPPRVPADIPVPWVLGYDIVQEEEVLVPAHAVYHPLPVTCGRLFRTNTNGLASGNTLEEATFHALMEVVERDAWSLVEATRKTGPRIEGITDGLAADLLAKFAAAGVEVTLKDITSDTGVPTVAAVADDVVLKDPALLTIGMGSHTSAGIAVLRALTEVAQSRLTQIHGAREDTDTADVRRKIGYERTKRLNRHWFTDGDAVEFATMPSFDTDDFLADINHVTDRLSAAGLSRVVVVDLTRPEIGIPVVRVIVPGLEIYAVDQDRIGRRCRDARNRRLPRSQL, encoded by the coding sequence GTGATCAGGCTGCAGTCGTGCCGGAAGGCCTACTCAAAGGAGACCCAGCGGTCGGTCCCGCCTGAGGAGACGCTCCGCCGGGCGCGTGAGCTGCTCCCCGCAGCCGGGATCACCCGGGTCGCCGATATCACGAGCCTCGACCGGGTCGGGATCCCGGTCTTCTCAAGCATCAGGCCGACCGCAGCGACCGGGGCGATATCGGTCTACAACGGCAAAGGCGCCACCCCCGTCGAAGCGGAAGTCTCGGCGATGATGGAAGGGATCGAGCGCTACTCGGGGGAGATGGATGACCGGGAGACCGTCGTCCGGCGCTACAGCGAGGTCTCGGCTGAGATGACCGCGATCAACCCGGCCGACCTGGTCCTGCCCCCCCGGGTCCCGGCCGATATACCGGTCCCCTGGGTTTTGGGGTATGATATCGTGCAGGAAGAGGAGGTGCTCGTCCCGGCCCACGCGGTCTACCACCCCCTCCCGGTGACCTGCGGCCGCCTCTTCCGGACCAACACGAACGGGCTTGCCTCCGGAAACACCCTCGAAGAGGCAACCTTCCACGCCCTGATGGAGGTGGTCGAGCGTGACGCCTGGTCGCTCGTCGAGGCGACCCGGAAGACCGGCCCCCGGATCGAGGGGATCACCGACGGGCTCGCCGCCGATCTGCTCGCGAAGTTCGCGGCCGCCGGGGTCGAGGTCACCCTCAAGGATATCACGAGCGATACCGGGGTCCCCACGGTGGCAGCGGTGGCTGACGATGTGGTGCTCAAGGACCCTGCGCTCCTCACGATCGGGATGGGGTCGCACACCAGCGCCGGGATCGCGGTCCTCCGGGCGCTCACCGAGGTTGCGCAGAGCAGGCTGACCCAGATCCACGGCGCCCGGGAGGATACTGATACCGCGGACGTCAGGCGAAAGATCGGCTACGAGCGGACGAAACGGCTGAACCGGCACTGGTTCACTGATGGCGACGCGGTCGAGTTTGCGACCATGCCGTCGTTTGACACCGACGACTTTCTCGCCGATATCAACCACGTCACCGATCGTCTCAGCGCCGCCGGACTCTCCCGGGTGGTCGTCGTCGACCTCACCCGGCCCGAGATCGGCATCCCGGTCGTCAGGGTGATCGTGCCGGGGCTTGAGATCTACGCGGTTGACCAGGACCGGATCGGGAGGAGGTGCCGTGACGCACGGAATCGTCGTCTTCCTCGGTCCCAGCTGTGA
- a CDS encoding TfuA-related McrA-glycine thioamidation protein, which yields MTHGIVVFLGPSCDHITAREILDAEYRPPARRGDITAAVNAGATIIALIDGVFFQESAVAHREILAALRAGVRVVGASSMGALRAAELDSLGMEGVGEIYRAYREGRLVADDEVALVFDPETFVPLSEPLVNIRATLQQALEYGVIDAAAAGGLLDAAKGLYFPERTYDAVVEAAAGTVDPGVLARFAAFAAEHAVDQKRKDAMLALERIRDLAGCVEPTGSTIPPGAL from the coding sequence GTGACGCACGGAATCGTCGTCTTCCTCGGTCCCAGCTGTGACCACATAACCGCCCGCGAGATCCTTGACGCCGAGTACCGGCCGCCGGCGAGGCGGGGCGACATAACTGCGGCCGTAAACGCCGGGGCCACAATCATCGCGCTCATCGACGGGGTCTTCTTCCAGGAGAGCGCCGTCGCCCACCGGGAGATCCTCGCCGCGCTCAGGGCCGGGGTGCGGGTTGTCGGCGCCTCCAGCATGGGAGCGCTCCGGGCTGCCGAACTCGACAGCCTCGGGATGGAGGGTGTCGGCGAGATCTACCGGGCCTACCGGGAGGGGAGGCTCGTCGCCGACGACGAGGTGGCGCTCGTCTTCGATCCGGAGACGTTCGTGCCGCTCTCAGAACCGCTCGTGAACATCAGGGCGACCCTGCAGCAGGCGCTGGAGTACGGGGTGATCGATGCCGCCGCGGCGGGGGGACTCCTCGACGCCGCAAAGGGGCTCTACTTCCCGGAGCGGACCTACGATGCGGTCGTCGAGGCGGCGGCCGGGACAGTGGACCCCGGGGTTCTCGCCCGGTTTGCGGCGTTTGCCGCGGAGCATGCCGTCGACCAGAAACGCAAAGACGCGATGCTCGCGCTTGAGCGCATCAGGGATCTGGCTGGATGCGTTGAACCGACTGGTTCAACGATCCCACCGGGGGCACTGTAG
- a CDS encoding ArsR/SmtB family transcription factor, with protein MTLSFSTLPELARLLSLLGNVQRLAILQAISAEEKYAREIAGELGISRPLVAIYLKQLEKLGLAEGKSRTSDEPPYLRRYYRAVPFELVLNLDLIVSLLRSEDETG; from the coding sequence TTGACATTATCTTTCAGCACTCTCCCTGAACTGGCACGGCTGCTATCCCTGCTTGGAAACGTGCAGCGGCTCGCCATACTCCAGGCGATCTCGGCTGAGGAGAAGTATGCCCGCGAGATCGCCGGGGAGCTCGGCATATCGCGGCCTCTGGTCGCGATCTACCTCAAGCAACTTGAGAAACTCGGTCTTGCGGAGGGGAAGAGCAGGACGTCGGATGAGCCGCCGTACCTCCGGAGGTACTACCGGGCGGTGCCGTTCGAGCTGGTGCTGAACCTGGATCTGATCGTGTCACTACTGAGGTCAGAAGATGAAACAGGATAG
- the rbcL gene encoding type III ribulose-bisphosphate carboxylase, which yields MAIDWYEEFVDTDHTPGSDELVALYYFEPAAGISREEAVGRIASESSTGTWTTLFTMPPRMRDLQAKAFEIEGNYVKIAYPLALWEEGNAPQLLSGIAGNVFGMKALESLRLIDASLPAEYLRHFKGPHFGMEGIRDMMKVHGRPLTGAVPKPKVGFTAEEHAEVGYETWMGGFDFVKDDENLTSLAFNRFEDRVRAMTKMRDRAEQETGDVKSAFINITADTETMKKRAEMLADYGWNYAMIDVVVTGTAAVATLRDHCSDLGLAIHAHRAMHAAFDRDEKHGITMQFLAKIMRLIGVAQIHTGTAVGKLVGTKAEATVLADMVREKHTNAVDHMALDQDWGAIKSAFPVSSGGLHPGLVPDVLDIYGSDLVLLVSGGIHGHPKGTRAGAMATMQAIEAWSEGETLEEKAKKAPELREALEKWGYYKPK from the coding sequence ATGGCGATTGACTGGTATGAAGAATTTGTTGACACAGACCACACTCCCGGTTCGGATGAGCTTGTAGCCCTCTACTACTTCGAACCCGCGGCCGGGATCAGCAGGGAGGAGGCGGTCGGGAGAATCGCATCCGAGAGCTCGACCGGGACCTGGACGACGCTCTTTACTATGCCCCCCCGGATGCGGGACCTCCAGGCGAAGGCGTTTGAGATCGAAGGGAACTATGTGAAGATCGCATACCCCCTCGCCCTCTGGGAGGAGGGCAACGCTCCCCAGCTCCTGAGCGGCATCGCCGGGAACGTCTTCGGGATGAAGGCGCTTGAGAGCCTGCGGCTGATCGACGCCTCGCTCCCGGCCGAATACCTCCGGCACTTCAAGGGGCCGCACTTCGGCATGGAGGGGATCCGGGATATGATGAAGGTCCATGGTCGGCCGCTCACGGGGGCGGTGCCGAAACCGAAGGTGGGGTTCACCGCAGAGGAGCATGCGGAGGTCGGGTATGAGACCTGGATGGGCGGGTTTGACTTCGTGAAGGACGACGAGAACCTGACATCCCTCGCGTTCAACCGGTTCGAGGACCGTGTCCGGGCCATGACGAAGATGCGTGACCGGGCCGAGCAGGAGACCGGCGACGTGAAGTCCGCGTTCATCAACATCACGGCCGATACAGAGACGATGAAGAAGCGGGCGGAGATGCTCGCTGACTACGGCTGGAACTACGCCATGATCGATGTCGTGGTGACCGGGACCGCCGCGGTCGCGACCCTCCGTGACCACTGCTCCGACCTCGGGCTTGCGATCCACGCCCACCGGGCGATGCACGCGGCCTTCGACCGGGACGAGAAGCACGGGATCACGATGCAGTTCCTGGCGAAGATCATGCGGCTCATCGGTGTTGCGCAGATCCACACCGGGACCGCCGTCGGGAAACTGGTCGGCACGAAGGCGGAGGCCACGGTGCTTGCCGATATGGTCCGGGAGAAGCATACGAACGCGGTGGACCACATGGCCCTCGACCAGGACTGGGGCGCAATCAAGAGCGCTTTTCCCGTCTCGTCGGGCGGGCTCCACCCCGGGCTCGTGCCGGATGTCCTCGATATCTACGGCAGCGACCTCGTCCTCCTGGTGAGCGGCGGCATCCACGGCCACCCGAAGGGCACGCGGGCCGGCGCCATGGCCACCATGCAGGCAATTGAGGCCTGGAGCGAGGGCGAGACCCTCGAAGAGAAGGCGAAGAAGGCTCCCGAACTCAGGGAAGCCCTCGAGAAGTGGGGCTACTATAAACCCAAATAA
- a CDS encoding DUF5591 domain-containing protein produces the protein MVQRNTSAPRHVVEVVQDRHGNRIEIFDPPFYRKEFEDAYRFIIDDYPVMPKEIGLFLPCAVRKPYSQSPSHKLFRGIIDGVLDPEDYHIVIFGTCGTVPAELECMYPFRNYHYMLGKTTDGRIRRDFHRIEVYRLKGYLEKTRDTYRHRLAYCIGPFRKAMVEASEETGIAVDLLPSDPMIERLYDIDCPFPEGSLSMQGYIDEFREGLVRLSRSLTGSGRT, from the coding sequence ATGGTGCAGAGGAACACGAGTGCTCCCCGGCATGTTGTCGAGGTTGTGCAGGACAGGCATGGGAACCGGATCGAGATATTTGACCCTCCTTTCTACCGGAAGGAGTTTGAGGACGCATACCGGTTCATCATCGACGATTATCCGGTAATGCCAAAGGAGATCGGTCTCTTCCTGCCCTGTGCCGTGCGGAAACCCTACAGCCAGAGCCCGAGCCACAAACTCTTCCGCGGGATCATCGACGGCGTCCTTGACCCGGAGGACTACCATATCGTCATATTCGGCACCTGCGGGACCGTCCCTGCGGAGCTTGAGTGCATGTACCCTTTCCGGAACTACCACTATATGCTCGGCAAGACCACGGATGGGCGGATCCGGCGGGACTTCCACCGGATCGAGGTCTACCGGCTGAAAGGCTACCTCGAGAAGACCCGGGATACCTACCGGCACCGGCTCGCCTACTGCATAGGGCCGTTTCGGAAGGCGATGGTTGAGGCGTCAGAGGAGACCGGGATCGCCGTCGACCTGCTGCCTTCCGACCCGATGATCGAGCGGCTCTACGATATCGACTGCCCGTTTCCCGAGGGCAGCCTCTCGATGCAGGGGTATATCGACGAGTTCCGGGAGGGGCTCGTGAGGTTGTCGCGGTCGCTTACGGGGAGCGGTCGGACCTGA
- a CDS encoding ferritin-like domain-containing protein: MKSEDFQKIIANAIDSEVESYTFYKSVAERVKDGNLKTIFLDLAEDEKHHREYLQNVLLGNVEKMQFKAVKDYKVTDAIEEPELSVDMKPLEGLLLAIKKELHAAQMYSRLAGASTSMEQKMVFEQLANMEKGHKARLEDIYTNMAYPEAW; the protein is encoded by the coding sequence ATGAAATCCGAAGATTTTCAGAAGATCATTGCAAACGCAATCGACAGCGAAGTGGAATCATACACCTTCTACAAGTCGGTCGCCGAGAGAGTAAAGGACGGAAACCTGAAGACCATCTTCCTTGACCTCGCAGAGGACGAGAAGCACCACCGGGAGTACCTCCAGAACGTGCTGCTCGGCAACGTCGAGAAGATGCAGTTTAAGGCGGTCAAGGACTACAAGGTCACCGACGCCATCGAAGAGCCCGAGCTCTCGGTCGATATGAAGCCGCTCGAGGGCCTGCTCCTGGCCATCAAGAAAGAGCTGCACGCCGCGCAGATGTACTCCCGACTTGCCGGTGCCAGCACCAGTATGGAACAGAAGATGGTCTTTGAGCAACTTGCAAACATGGAGAAGGGGCACAAGGCCCGGCTCGAGGACATCTACACGAATATGGCATACCCTGAGGCGTGGTAA